In Kwoniella shivajii chromosome 11, complete sequence, the DNA window GAATTGAAGTTTACCTTTTAATCGCTGATTTGGATGAACATGCTGTGATTGTGAGTCTTTTTTGACCTTACGGTATTCATTGTCCTGCGTGACCTTCCTTCGGAGACCCTCAACACCTTCCCGTATCACTATGTTCCTTCTGCCTGACTCTGTAATTACTTCCGACCTCCCACCCCCCCTTTAATGATGTTTTTACCAAACCTGATTTAATGAGCCTGAGCCTTTCAAAAGGTGTGGACGACAACCTATATTTGTACGACTGAAACCAAAGCCCTACTATCCTTTATACATTTATATCTACATATATCTATCTTACAACCAAACAGGGATGATACGGAGCTAATTTTCAAGTGTTGAACGAAAAGTTCATTCCACAGGTTTCTCCAGTGCCAGTGTCAATTCAACTAAAACTTCATTTTCTTCAACgactttacctttttcaacaTTTACATTATCGATAATACCATCTCTTGACGATCTAATTGaaatttccattttcataCTTTCTAATACGATTAATACTTGGCCTTCAGCCACTTGATCTCCTGGTTTCACGCGAACCTCAATCACCGTCGCTGGCATTGGTGAGATCAACTTGTCACTGGAAGTTGAACTTGAAATActggaggtggattgatCAGTAAAGGATAATGTAGGTTGAACAGATAATGTATAATGTGATGTATTTGAAAAAACATgtaatttctcttctccttgtttACCTTGTACTTGAACGGGTATAACAGTACTCttcaaatgagaatgacCGACTTGACTAAtcatatcaacttcaccGTCTAAGTGACTAGAAGATATCTTAATGGGTTGCTCATTGTCGATGATTACTGAATAACCCGAATCGAGCTCAACAATTTCAATGGAGTGGTTATCGATCTTATATGACTTTATGGAAGAATCACCAAATCGACGATTGACGAGGTTTGTCCAAGGTGAACTAGGCAATGATTTATGCAATTTCTCGGATCGCAAAGTCAGATATAAAGCAGCTTGCGCTAAGACCTCTTTTGGGATGGATCTAGCTGGAAATAAATCATCGTGGTATGTCTGAAGTAAATATTTTGTCAGCTCAACAACACCTCTAAAGCTacttcaatcctcttcttaCTGCTGCAAATATAGGGTTCCGGACTGGGTCAAAAGGGAGAGAATATCCACGTACAGGTACGAAACTGGTCTCTACGGGGCCAGCAGCGAACACTTCATGTCCAGCTACAGCTTTCAAGAATTCGATGTTGGTCGAAGGGCCGACGACTTGATATTCTCCTAGGGCAGAACGCAGAAGTGAGAGTGCGGATGATCGATCAGGTCCGTGAACGATGAGTTTGGAGATCTAGACGGGAATTAGTTTctactcttcttctgaacAGTGAAGTCTGTGTGTGTGAAGACAGTCGTATCATTATTGGCTATAAAGAGCTCTGTCCAAGCTGGATGGTAGTACAAGTCACTAACCATAGGATCATAGTATGAACTaatatcatcaccttcccAGAACCCAGTTTCAAGTCTGTGCGGTACGTTGACAGGTGCTTTAGTATGTAGCAATTTCCCCGCGTCAGGCAAGAAGTTTCTAAAAAATAAGACATCAGCTATCCACTGATCTAACTTCCAGAATCTAATTGGCAGCTCACGATTCAGGTCTTTCGGCGTATATACGAGCTTCAAACGCATGACCTATACATGGAATTCGATCTTGAGTCAGAGGAAGCGGATTTCCAGCTGCCACCTGAGGAATGAAAATGTTAGCTACAATTTGAAAATCATGACGTGCTGACAACTGAACGCACTGATAATTGCCATTCTACCAGATCTATCCCCGTAACCATTTCAGTGACTGGATGCCTGATGTTGCCCAATGGCCATCAGCATATAGGCAGCACGGGACCGCTCAATGCGTTGACTTACTCGACTTGTAATCTTGTATTCCTGGTGATAAGCATACGTTAGCTGAAAGCATGTCGTCATCAGTCGAACCACTCACATCTCCATGAAGAAGTATTCCCCTGTTTCGGCATCCATGATGAATTCCACTGTTCCCGCTCCCACACTGTGACACAAAGTCAGCTAATTGATCGAAAGAAGGTCCATCCGTGTTTAGCTTACTAGTTTACCGCTTTTGCAGCTGCGACCGCTTTTTCCGCTAGATCTCTCTTGAAGTCGGAACTCAAGCCAGGTGCAGgagcttcttcaatgatCTCTGTTCGGTCATCCCAAAAGTAACGCAAAGTCAGCTTAGCATCTTTCTCCCACTCTTCGTAGTCATGGAATGGAGGGTCTAATTTACTTTGATGTCTTCTTTGAACTGAACAGTCTCTTTCCCATAAAGCGACACAATTCCCTTTGGTATCAGCGAAAACTTGAACTTCAACGTGTCTAGGTTTTTCCAACCATCTTTCTAAAAGCACCTCATCATTTGAGAATGATTTTATTGCTTCTCGTTTAGCAGattctaattcatcttgaaaAGATCTGGGATCTCTGACTATCCTCATTCCTTTACCGCCTCCACCATGTGTAGGTTTGATAAGTAATGGATAACCAGTCTGTTTGGCTCCCTCagataaagctgataaagatTGATCTGATCCGTGATATCCCCTATACCGCTTTATGTCAACACACGTTCATTGAAATGTATCTTGAATCTTCATTGCGACTTACGGTACGCATGGCACGCCGGCAGCTACCAAGTAAGTATCAGCTACCGTTGAGAATGGGTCACACATGCTTAGCTCACCAGTCATGATTTCTTTACTTTCCCTCTTGGATCCCATACTCTTTATAGCAGGAATGGGAGGACCAATAAACACCAATGCTGCATGTTTGATCCTTTCTGCGAACACTGAAGATTCGGAAAGGAACCCATAACCAGGATGTATTGCCTGAAATATCGTGTAAGGATCAGCTTTATCCCTGCTATTTGGTATTACAAGTTGGTTTCAATCTGACCTGGGCTCCAGTTGCTTTCGCCACGGCAAGTATCTTATCGATATCCAGCTGTTATACAATACTGTCAGCAAGTTTCGGCTGCCAGCAAGTCCAGCTGACTGTAGCTCACATAGCTCTCGGAGCTGGGCGCAGGACCAATACAATAAGCTTCATCAGCCTAGCAAAGTCGGCATTTAAATCAGCTATCAGGTCGCACCAAGAAAGGATTCAGCTGCAGGAACATACCATCTCAACATGCATACAACCTTTATCAACTTCGCTATAGACGGCTACAGTATTCACGCCGAGTTTTCGAGCTGTTCGAATTATACGACATGCTATTTCTCCCcttttcatcgatatatcagcaagatcTTTTACAGTAGTAAATTAAGAAAGAAAGTTTACCGATTAGCTATCAGTATCTTTCTGAAATGTGGTTTGACGCCTGTTTCTTTATGAGGATTTGCCATATCAATGACAGGCGGGATGATACTTGCTGAGCTTTCTTCACTGAAAGAGGTAGCAAAATGTCGGACATTGCGGCTTGTGGGGATAGGTGGGATGCGACTCCTGGTGATCAAAGGAGAGAGGAGGCATGTAGGTAATCGTTGGGAAGTCGATGTTCGAGAAGCTCTGGCTATGGATCGCATTGTAATCGAGGGCGTTGACGCAGATACAAACCAAAGTTGATTATGACCTTGACACTTGATCGATTCAGTGTGATATATAACAAGTTGTACAGCAGACATGAACATATGACGGCCCCATTCATGCATTCGTTGGTTTAGTTACCAATCAGGTGGTTCACCCGGTTACTACAATTCACCGGCCGGATCATGGAAAAAAGGTGGAACACGTGACAGCGGGATCAGATTGCTAGAAGGAAAGGCGGTCCTTTCCGCTTTCTGCTCAGTTTCTAGTTAATCACAAAAgtcatcatccctttcccttcttcactcgTCGTCATATCTATGTACAAGAATACCTTCATTCTTGCAGTTGCATCCCCAATCTTTACCAGCAAGCAACCTCGAAACCCCcccatcaaatcaaaggCATTTGCAACTCATAGGTCTGTTGTCAAGTGAAAGAGGTTCATCTCTTGTGAATTCTTACTTTCGTCGATAATTTGCCAAGCTGTTTCAAAGCTAGAGACACAATACACTCATCATGGCTGCTCCTTTATATATTACTGATTCAGGAAGACTGTTCCATGCCGGTCTGATCTTGATAGTGACAGTGGGGCTACCGGGTGAGCTGTCATACCGACTAGCTCCCTATAGATATGTAGCTAACGTTATGTTGATGGAGTTCAGCAAGAggtaaaactcacatttcaAGAGCGTTAGAACGTTATCTAAGATGGTTGGGTGTTAAGACTAGAGTATACTCTTTAGGTGATTATAGACGAAAAGTCTTAGGAGGAGCAAAGAATGTCCCACCTGATTACTTCGCGACGAAATGTatgtcatctcttcctcttcgtctcAGACATGGTAGGACGCAGTCCCGTGATATTTGCTAATATATCTGTGTATATTTCTGATGTTAGCCCCGAGATCTGAAGCTACCAATGCATTGAGAAGACGtatcaagaatgaaatcGAAGATCAGATCATGGACTTTTATACTGTTCAAGGTGGTCAAGTGGTCATCTACGATGCAAATAACGGTAATGTCAAAGCTAGAAAGGAATGTTATCAAAAATTCGAAAGTAAAGGTGTACACGTTATTTTCTTGGGTGAGCGAATTTTCACATGAAATCAAAGGTCGAATCAGAACATACTGTCATTGTTTGAATGAAGGCTGATGAGATATCCCTTTCCCGCCCACTATAGAGAGTATTTgtgatcaagaagaaatcataaCCGCAAATATCAGAAGTGTCAAACTTTCTTCGCCTGATGTAAGCTTTTATCTGCAGTCTTAGGATTTGATAGCTGACAGAGACCAATAGTATGCAGATTGGGATGCAGACCGCGCCGTCGCAGACTATTGGAGTCGAATTCGTGATCAGGAACAAGTTTACGATACAGTTACAGCGGATGAAGGTCCCTTCATCAAAGTTATGAATGTTGGAGAAAGGATCGAGGTGAATAAGatcgaaggtgagtaaatcatCACTTGCGGTGCAGTATAGTGTCGTGCAGCGATCATTACTTCAGGTCATTGATCACATGTTATTCATACCATAGGTTATCTTCAAACCAGATGctgtttcttcttgatgaataTTCACACTAAACCTAGAACAATCTATTTTGCAAGGGTACGTCTCGCTGTGGTCAACCCTCCTCAAGCTCATGATGCCGGCTGACTTTACGACACAAATTTATCTAGTCCGGCCAATCACTCATTGAACACTCTTACAAAGCCGATTCCGACCTTTCTCCTGCAGGATGGGAATACGCCGAACGGATGAAGGCGGCCGTTGTGTCTCGTAGGAAAGCGGTgagggaagagaagaaagctaatGGAGAGCCTATGAATGCCGAGAACCCGCTATTAGTAAGTATGCAGACAGATTCTGTGTTTCCTGCACAAAGTCTGAAGGTCactgaaagctgacatgcTTGCCGACCAGATTTGGACATCAGCTAGGAGAAGAGCATATCATACTGCATGGCCATTCGTTCACTCAGGGTACAAAGTGGTCCAAAAAGCTATAATGAGCGAAATCAATCCGTATGTGCAGCTCACTTGAAAGTGTGTATCCGACTCATGAGCTGATCATGACGAAACTTTTACAGTGGTGTTTGGGACGGGTTGTCTACAGGTGAAGCTATGGATTTATATCCTGATGAATGGGACAGATTTTTGAGTGATCCCTATGCGCATAGAGCTCCAAGAGCGGAATCGTATCATGATTTGAGTGGTAAGCTGGCAATATCTCGAGACTGAAAAGGCTGGCAGCTGACACATGCAATTGGTATAGTTCGACTTGAACCTGCCATTTTCGAACttgaaagatgtcaagatGATTTGCTTATCATTGGTCATGCGTCCGTTATAAGGTGTTTGGTGAGCTTGTGAACCCTTGTTATGAGAAAACAATTAGCTTATCACTTCCGCCGGTAGCTTGCATATCTCGTCGGACTACCGCCAAATGAGGTCCCAGCGGTGGAGATCGCAAGAGGCGATTTGGTTGAAGTCACTCCTGCTAGTTACGGAGTCATTTCGAGGGCTTTCCATTTCTGGTGAGTGGACCTTTGCCATACATGTAACATTCGAGGGCCAAAACCGACACTATCTAGCCCCATCCCGATTTTATCGATGTCAGTCCATCATTCCATCAATGCTGACCACATGCTCGTCATCTAGGTCTGGAGAAGGTAGGGGCGACGAATCAGGTTTGAATCTTTACGAAAATTTCGCAGAATCAACATCGGGTAAAGGAAGTGTATTACCTGATTCAGGTGTAAACTTCACCGCAGACGCTCTAAATATGGAGAaggaagctaaagaagaagaagaaattgacaaagaacaaaaagcGGAATATATCGCGAAATCGCTCAAAGGTAAAATATTGAATAGATTAGTCTCATCAGGTGATGGAACTAGATCTGCACCTCATTCACATCTACCCggattagaagaagataaagacaaagaaatggaatctcaattagaagaaagaacCACTGGATCAGATGCCGATGTTGATTATAATTCTGACGAAGTTCTGAGTGAAAGTGGTGCTGAAGGTAAACAATCTGGTAGTCTCAGAGGTAGAGCGAGTGAGTCGTCACCCGGTTTTTGTGCTTCATGGAAGTAAGTAGGGTCAGCTGACGAGCTTTGTATTCGTGAATAGTGAGTATATTGgagatttgatttttggtGCGTCAGAATACTAGGTGAGATTTCGCCGTATTGAACATTGTGAGGGGAAAGAGCAAATGAATTATAAGAGTTCTCCTCTTGGAAAATATTAGAGAACGATAATATATGACCAGTGTAAAATGTATTCATACAACATATGAGATGCAAGAGGTTATTTTTTTCGTTCGACAAGGCGATATCGAGTCTTTTACTGATCATTTAAAGAGAAGGCAAAAGTCGATTGAGCAATTCGGCAACatcacttccttcatctAATCCGTTTATAATTTCTATATCGCTTTCCGATAGGATTGCAGATACTTGCTTATCGGAGATGGAAGACCAATTGGGTGAAGGGGTAGGTAGGGGCCAATCGAAATCTTGCACTTTGGTATGATTGATATTACTGTGTTCATTTTCCTACATCCAGAAACGACATCAGCTTGAGTTTTTGTTTCCCACATCCCCTGCAATGGTGTTTGGGGACATTTTTTGAATCGTTTCGTGGGAAGGGGAAATACTCACGTTGTCAGTGGAAACAAGTGAGGTGGGGTATGAACCGAATTTCATTGATTTGGAATATTCGATAATTGGTAATGAAGCTACGTTTAGAAGGACTGTGGTATTGGTCGATGAATGTATTCTGAACTAATGTGATTTTTGGGGAAAAAAGCATTGATGTAAGCGATGATAAATCCTGTGAGTCCCAGTGCCCACCAATACGATTTTGCATGAAGAAACAGGGGAGCAGAAGGATCAGGGGATAGATAGTGAAGGAGGGTGAGTCAGTTATGGGAAATGATATGGATCGGATCGGATGGGATTACGATGTTTTGCAATCCGGTATGACATACCTGTTGACATCCCAAAACAAGTAAACAATCTTGTACATCATCTAATAATGCACTTCCACCTATTATCGGTGAGAGTAAAATACACTTCTTTAATCCCTTGACGTGAATTGCATTTAATACGGGATTCACTTTAGCTTCacttgtgattgtggttggGAGTGACGTTGTTGAGATATGAtctggaattggaattggacCTGGATTCGGAATTGACCTTAGATCGATTATACAAGAATCCAAATTCGTTAATGAGATGGTATAACTTCCTTGAAGGTTAGTGTTGGTAGGTGGACGTATAATCGACAATGTCATGTCGGAGATAGtgtgaattgattgatcatttatcGTCGTTTGGGTTTGAGGGATTATTGAGACCGGTGGAATTAgaggtgaagttgatgttgatgttgaaattgatgttgatgttgatgttgatattgac includes these proteins:
- a CDS encoding acetyl-CoA carboxylase, biotin carboxylase subunit gives rise to the protein MRSIARASRTSTSQRLPTCLLSPLITRSRIPPIPTSRNVRHFATSFSEESSASIIPPVIDMANPHKETGVKPHFRKILIANRGEIACRIIRTARKLGVNTVAVYSEVDKGCMHVEMADEAYCIGPAPSSESYLDIDKILAVAKATGAQAIHPGYGFLSESSVFAERIKHAALVFIGPPIPAIKSMGSKRESKEIMTAAGVPCVPGYHGSDQSLSALSEGAKQTGYPLLIKPTHGGGGKGMRIVRDPRSFQDELESAKREAIKSFSNDEVLLERWLEKPRHVEVQVFADTKGNCVALWERDCSVQRRHQKIIEEAPAPGLSSDFKRDLAEKAVAAAKAVNYVGAGTVEFIMDAETGEYFFMEMNTRLQVEHPVTEMVTGIDLVEWQLSVAAGNPLPLTQDRIPCIGHAFEARIYAERPESNFLPDAGKLLHTKAPVNVPHRLETGFWEGDDISSYYDPMISKLIVHGPDRSSALSLLRSALGEYQVVGPSTNIEFLKAVAGHEVFAAGPVETSFVPTYHDDLFPARSIPKEVLAQAALYLTLRSEKLHKSLPSSPWTNLVNRRFGDSSIKSYKIDNHSIEIVELDSGYSVIIDNEQPIKISSSHLDGEVDMISQVGHSHLKSTVIPVQVQGKQGEEKLHVFSNTSHYTLSVQPTLSFTDQSTSSISSSTSSDKLISPMPATVIEVRVKPGDQVAEGQVLIVLESMKMEISIRSSRDGIIDNVNVEKGKVVEENEVLVELTLALEKPVE